In a genomic window of Thalassotalea piscium:
- a CDS encoding sulfurtransferase, whose protein sequence is MSALLDAGNLKMPKFQSPLITCEQLHSILADNNTLVLDASIPPIGSQPLPDAKWPDVCIKGAIRCDINGVFSDHNNNSPHTMLSAKAFELAARAIGVNNDSVIVAYDDLGLFSAARVWWMFKAMGHKNVYVLNGGLPQWLKLQLPTARADDSTQLQQGNFIAKRQTQLFCDKDQVLKAIDDNAVTILDARSAERYSGMAAEPRAGVRKGHIPGSVNLPYSNLLDNGLFKSNSEVSQLLLTHASKDKQLVMSCGSGVTACILALAAEISGFESVSVYDGSWSEWGSDHNLPIA, encoded by the coding sequence ATGTCTGCGCTATTAGATGCCGGTAACTTAAAAATGCCTAAATTTCAAAGCCCCCTTATAACTTGTGAGCAACTTCATTCAATACTTGCCGATAATAATACTCTTGTGCTTGACGCGAGTATTCCTCCTATTGGTTCACAGCCGTTACCTGATGCAAAGTGGCCAGATGTTTGTATTAAAGGCGCTATTAGGTGTGATATCAATGGTGTATTTTCTGATCATAATAATAACAGCCCTCATACTATGCTTTCAGCAAAGGCATTTGAGTTAGCGGCAAGGGCTATTGGCGTAAATAATGACTCAGTTATTGTTGCTTATGACGATTTAGGCTTGTTCTCCGCTGCAAGAGTTTGGTGGATGTTTAAAGCGATGGGGCATAAAAATGTTTATGTGCTTAATGGTGGTTTACCACAATGGTTGAAGTTACAGCTGCCAACAGCCCGTGCGGATGATTCAACTCAACTACAGCAAGGTAATTTTATCGCCAAAAGGCAAACGCAATTATTTTGCGATAAGGATCAAGTATTGAAAGCGATAGATGATAATGCTGTAACAATATTAGATGCTCGGTCAGCCGAACGTTATAGTGGCATGGCTGCAGAACCCAGAGCAGGTGTACGCAAGGGCCATATACCAGGCTCAGTAAATTTACCTTATAGTAACTTGCTGGATAATGGCTTATTTAAATCGAATAGTGAAGTTAGCCAGCTTTTATTAACACACGCTAGTAAAGATAAGCAATTAGTAATGTCATGTGGCTCTGGTGTAACTGCTTGTATATTGGCATTAGCAGCAGAAATTTCCGGATTTGAATCAGTTAGTGTTTATGATGGTTCATGGAGCGAATGGGGCTCAGATCACAATTTGCCAATAGCATAA
- the dusA gene encoding tRNA dihydrouridine(20/20a) synthase DusA, with the protein MISHKLSVAPMLDWTDRHARYFYRVLSKRTVLYTEMVTTGAILFGKGDYLSFNDEEHPLVLQLGGSDVNAMVECAKIAEQYGYDEVNINVGCPSDRVQNGRFGACLMSEPQLVAQCVSEMQNATGIPVTVKSRIGIDDQDSYEFLHTFVDTVAQAGCQHFIIHARKAWLSGLSPKQNREVPPLDYERVYQIKRDFSHLAISINGGIKTFEQSQEHLQHLDGVMIGREVYQNPYMLAQADKTLWQDNDAVLTREAVINIMADYIDRYVANGGRVWHVARHMLGLCNGLAGAKQFRRYLSENANKEGANSQLLKDAFAKVSN; encoded by the coding sequence ATGATTTCTCATAAACTTTCTGTTGCACCTATGCTCGATTGGACTGATCGTCATGCGCGTTATTTTTATCGCGTGTTGTCTAAGCGTACGGTTTTGTATACCGAGATGGTGACTACAGGTGCTATTTTGTTTGGCAAAGGTGATTACTTGTCGTTTAACGATGAAGAGCATCCCTTAGTATTGCAGCTTGGAGGTAGCGATGTTAACGCTATGGTTGAATGCGCGAAAATTGCTGAGCAGTATGGGTACGATGAAGTAAATATCAACGTTGGTTGTCCGTCTGATCGGGTACAAAATGGTCGTTTTGGTGCTTGTTTGATGAGTGAGCCACAGTTGGTGGCGCAATGTGTTAGTGAAATGCAAAATGCGACGGGAATTCCGGTAACGGTGAAGTCGCGTATTGGCATTGATGATCAAGACAGCTATGAATTTTTGCATACCTTTGTTGATACTGTGGCTCAGGCAGGTTGTCAGCATTTTATTATTCATGCCAGAAAAGCATGGCTTAGCGGTTTAAGCCCGAAACAAAATCGTGAAGTTCCACCGTTAGATTACGAACGGGTTTATCAAATTAAACGAGATTTTAGTCATTTAGCCATTTCAATAAATGGTGGTATTAAAACGTTTGAACAAAGCCAAGAGCATTTACAACACCTTGATGGTGTGATGATTGGACGAGAAGTGTATCAAAATCCTTATATGTTAGCACAAGCGGATAAAACACTTTGGCAAGATAATGATGCAGTACTAACGCGCGAAGCAGTGATAAACATAATGGCAGATTATATTGACCGTTATGTTGCTAATGGCGGCCGTGTTTGGCATGTTGCTCGCCATATGTTGGGCTTATGCAATGGACTCGCAGGAGCTAAACAATTTCGTCGTTATTTAAGCGAAAACGCGAATAAAGAAGGCGCGAATAGTCAGCTGCTAAAAGACGCATTCGCTAAGGTAAGCAATTAA
- a CDS encoding translocation/assembly module TamB domain-containing protein, whose product MTYKRASFGLMGGLTGLLCFFAILLSTSWGAQLSFYIVKAFAPIEAKYESGALLNDLRLSQLTIKNENALIEVKDLRLQLHLRCFWKNQLCIDELSIASLQLTMHKDNSADNETVVEQPNAPVSFTLPFSVKMKKFYLGKAQINSEKMAIKLANFSSALSVSISATKQMTITIENSMLANAHIVLLKSEAAKVKPVVANTAWPLATLPEIYLPFKLSLKSLIVKALTVTEQSKTGTENSLLSISDAFTRLSWHKTQLSIEKLSSTIGTVGEFALKGKLNFVPPYGVDLTLNSAVSDLALLPQLNNTNQQLLLQGDLSQLVAKVSSEGELALTANMSIDATNENLPYKLSADVTKFTLPDDIADVVTPSTLSLQSEGDLNHQNIALQSNISGFGYQNALLELNADYVDQHFQINTLYFEEPNANNKLNLKGKLQLGDKISWNLTLNSNGLTLPTIDQRLSGRIQGDIKSEGFWQNNEWSVKLINSELTGEINQITLNAKANIDVNHTGKLAPSEVVLHYGDIALNIEGYSDENWHVQGHTNIKSISSLLAQVQGGLNASFEISGPVLHPEVSLQGSVDNILFDQLASDKVNFNVQYSPLNNHQHNITFTSAAINWGDHFINDFNLGSRGNYNQQNINLAWLGDSSVDLVFDSEYSPTNEQVKIDTQTLSLALAKQAFKPDQPINLIYNNSQKTLALNKHCWLGTGAQLCLNQNVHLNLGKDKLALAITANTDLLTSFIPNDMRLESSLEGDVFIGWQQNSMPTIDAGFIINKGHVQVDKEDGLHTLLAWQQGKLNIKFNNSSFLSNVNLLTLDSREILSANTTLSLEDYRFVDTNVTINDFNLSPLQVFTPELSSLEGLLNTQLNIAGELTDPLINGEVKLTKGKTKILGNINNVDEINLAVTFNGKEAIVSGGLNLNNKTASLTGSANWKDELEGQFNFDGESLHFSVPPDVTLTVSPHLIAQINASALKLTGRIEVLDGHLSINKLPQGSVSLSKDVIIVNDKGEQVAKEKPFEILTNIRVLIADAFKVEGQGFVGRIGGELQISQQPQQPVQLFGSLKIPEGRYRAYGQDLSMTKGNIAFNGPVNNPYVSIQATRSIEKENIVVGIEATGLANSLNIKLFSKPTMQQSETLSYLVRGRGLDAETSDSNTAIGVALGTAITNYSGLLTQIEKLPLINRIEIDGDDKQASIAGYIGEQVYIKYGIGIMEPINELTVRFYLLNRLWVETVSGLENSADIYYSFDIK is encoded by the coding sequence ATGACCTATAAACGTGCTAGTTTTGGCTTAATGGGGGGGCTGACAGGCTTACTCTGTTTTTTTGCTATTTTGCTTTCTACTTCTTGGGGCGCGCAGTTATCGTTTTATATTGTAAAAGCGTTTGCGCCTATCGAAGCGAAGTACGAAAGTGGCGCGCTTTTAAATGATTTAAGGTTAAGCCAACTCACTATTAAAAACGAAAATGCCTTAATTGAGGTAAAAGATCTTCGTTTACAATTGCATTTACGGTGTTTTTGGAAAAACCAGTTGTGTATAGATGAGTTAAGTATTGCATCATTGCAATTGACTATGCATAAAGACAATTCAGCTGATAATGAAACAGTGGTTGAGCAGCCTAACGCTCCCGTAAGCTTTACTTTGCCTTTTTCTGTAAAAATGAAAAAGTTCTATTTAGGCAAAGCGCAAATTAATAGTGAAAAAATGGCAATTAAACTTGCGAATTTTTCGAGTGCGTTATCCGTTAGTATTAGTGCGACCAAACAGATGACGATCACCATTGAAAACTCTATGTTGGCGAATGCTCATATTGTTTTGCTTAAGTCTGAAGCTGCTAAAGTAAAGCCTGTAGTCGCTAATACGGCTTGGCCATTAGCAACGTTACCTGAAATATACCTGCCCTTTAAATTATCGTTAAAGTCATTAATTGTTAAAGCACTCACTGTGACAGAACAATCAAAAACAGGTACTGAGAACTCATTACTCAGCATATCAGATGCTTTTACACGCTTGTCGTGGCATAAAACACAATTATCTATTGAGAAGCTTTCATCAACCATAGGCACTGTGGGAGAGTTTGCGCTAAAAGGTAAGCTTAACTTTGTACCACCTTATGGGGTTGACCTTACACTTAACAGTGCGGTTAGCGACTTAGCATTATTGCCACAGTTAAATAATACCAATCAGCAGTTGTTACTGCAGGGCGACTTATCTCAATTAGTTGCTAAGGTCAGTAGTGAAGGTGAATTAGCATTAACAGCTAATATGTCGATAGATGCTACGAATGAAAACTTACCTTATAAGTTATCAGCAGATGTCACTAAATTTACCTTGCCTGACGATATTGCGGATGTGGTTACTCCATCAACACTATCATTACAAAGTGAGGGCGACCTTAATCACCAAAACATTGCTTTGCAAAGCAATATTAGTGGCTTTGGCTACCAAAATGCATTGCTGGAATTAAATGCTGATTATGTAGATCAACACTTTCAAATTAATACACTTTATTTTGAAGAGCCTAATGCAAATAACAAGCTTAATCTAAAAGGTAAGCTGCAATTGGGTGATAAAATTTCATGGAATCTAACGCTTAACTCTAATGGTTTAACACTCCCTACCATAGATCAGCGATTGTCGGGACGAATTCAAGGAGATATTAAAAGCGAAGGGTTCTGGCAAAACAATGAATGGTCTGTAAAGCTTATTAACTCTGAGCTTACCGGTGAAATTAACCAAATTACACTTAATGCCAAAGCGAATATTGATGTTAACCACACAGGTAAATTAGCACCCAGCGAAGTCGTACTTCATTATGGTGATATAGCGCTTAACATTGAAGGCTATAGTGATGAAAACTGGCATGTTCAAGGTCATACTAATATAAAAAGTATTAGTAGCTTGCTTGCACAAGTACAGGGTGGCTTGAATGCTTCCTTTGAAATTTCGGGCCCAGTATTACACCCTGAGGTTAGTTTGCAAGGGAGCGTTGATAATATACTTTTTGATCAACTTGCTAGTGATAAAGTGAACTTTAATGTGCAATATAGCCCATTGAACAACCATCAGCATAACATTACTTTTACTAGCGCGGCTATTAATTGGGGTGACCACTTTATTAATGATTTTAATTTAGGGAGTCGTGGTAATTATAATCAGCAAAACATTAATTTAGCTTGGTTGGGTGACTCGTCTGTAGACTTAGTTTTTGATAGTGAGTATTCACCTACTAATGAACAGGTGAAAATCGATACACAAACATTATCGCTTGCGTTAGCTAAACAAGCGTTTAAACCTGATCAGCCAATTAATCTTATCTACAATAATAGTCAGAAGACACTAGCACTGAACAAGCATTGTTGGCTTGGCACAGGGGCGCAATTATGTTTAAACCAAAATGTTCACTTAAACCTTGGCAAAGATAAACTTGCTTTAGCTATAACAGCAAACACCGATTTATTAACATCTTTTATTCCTAATGATATGCGCTTAGAAAGCTCGTTAGAGGGTGATGTTTTTATAGGCTGGCAGCAAAATAGCATGCCAACTATTGATGCGGGTTTTATTATTAATAAAGGGCATGTTCAGGTTGATAAAGAAGATGGGCTACACACCTTATTAGCGTGGCAGCAAGGTAAATTGAACATAAAATTTAATAACAGTAGTTTTCTAAGTAATGTAAATTTATTGACCTTAGATAGCCGAGAAATCCTAAGTGCAAATACCACTCTTTCGCTTGAAGATTACCGTTTTGTTGATACCAATGTAACAATTAACGATTTTAACTTATCGCCTTTACAAGTTTTTACCCCTGAGCTTTCGTCGCTAGAAGGGTTATTAAATACCCAGCTTAATATAGCAGGGGAGTTAACCGATCCTTTAATTAATGGTGAAGTAAAACTTACCAAAGGCAAAACTAAGATTTTGGGTAACATTAATAACGTAGACGAGATAAATTTAGCGGTTACATTTAACGGCAAGGAAGCTATTGTTTCTGGAGGCCTTAACCTTAATAACAAAACAGCAAGCTTAACAGGTAGTGCTAATTGGAAGGATGAACTTGAAGGGCAATTTAACTTTGATGGTGAGTCGTTACACTTTTCTGTGCCGCCAGACGTCACCTTAACCGTTTCTCCGCACCTTATTGCGCAAATAAATGCCTCTGCACTTAAATTAACTGGACGGATTGAAGTGCTTGATGGGCACTTATCGATTAATAAGTTGCCTCAAGGCAGTGTAAGTTTAAGCAAAGACGTAATTATTGTTAATGATAAAGGTGAACAGGTTGCCAAGGAAAAACCATTTGAAATATTAACTAATATTCGCGTATTAATTGCGGACGCTTTTAAGGTTGAAGGGCAAGGGTTTGTTGGACGCATTGGTGGTGAACTACAAATAAGTCAGCAGCCACAGCAACCGGTACAACTTTTTGGTAGTTTAAAAATTCCTGAAGGTCGTTATCGAGCCTATGGACAAGACTTGTCGATGACCAAAGGAAATATTGCTTTTAATGGCCCAGTAAATAACCCTTATGTTTCAATACAAGCAACGCGAAGTATCGAAAAAGAGAACATTGTTGTTGGCATAGAAGCTACAGGGTTAGCCAATAGCTTAAACATTAAATTATTTTCAAAGCCGACTATGCAGCAATCTGAAACCTTGTCATATTTAGTAAGGGGGCGAGGCTTAGATGCTGAAACTAGCGACAGTAATACCGCCATTGGTGTTGCTTTAGGCACGGCGATTACCAACTACTCTGGTTTGTTAACACAAATTGAAAAACTCCCATTAATTAATCGAATTGAAATAGACGGCGATGACAAGCAAGCCTCTATTGCAGGCTATATTGGAGAGCAAGTGTATATTAAATATGGCATTGGCATAATGGAGCCAATTAATGAGCTAACGGTAAGGTTCTATTTGTTAAATCGATTGTGGGTAGAAACAGTATCAGGGCTAGAAAACTCAGCTGATATTTACTACTCGTTTGATATTAAATGA
- a CDS encoding autotransporter assembly complex protein TamA, whose amino-acid sequence MHSRFFLLLLILISPFALSSTLSLQVTDNLPREVSQNIYAYLGAMPETESERAAFVFTAKKQTQNALKALGYYRAIVTSSTDKNLEEDHWLLLINVVLNAPTIIDEVSIYIRGDAHNDSAFEEMIKQAPIVSGDILHHGKYEEFKTNLVSLGLDRGYFDSKFIKSNIAINKDLATADIIIEFNSGPRYQFGEIKFNDFDLNPEVLQPLVAFKEGDFYQQALLQSLQNELDKTQYFSNVVVRPETEGASDNILPVDVSLVKAKRHQFNLGLGYATDTKERFSFGWKTPLVNRYGHRQETRLSYSKINPTGYFIYGIPLSHPNNDILQLQTELEKNDYGGLTSRFLALQIGRVYLKDDVLRQPYLRYLTEEWRTDGIYDDARYFIPGFTWSDIERKGPLLDPTHGFRQYYNIEGSYGELASETSFLRLNARWKYISLIAPRHRFVARAEVGYVIVDKNSEEDLSPSLRFYAGGDQSIRGFDYQSIGPKVTLSNDPNKGEQVVVGGTNMAVASVEYQYYFSNTWRGALFADAGSVSNIDKLDLVYSIGTGVHYLSPLGPIRLALGYSLSEETPSWRLHFSIGSEL is encoded by the coding sequence CCGCGAAAAAACAAACCCAAAATGCATTAAAAGCGTTAGGTTACTATCGTGCAATAGTGACTAGCTCTACGGATAAAAACCTTGAAGAAGACCACTGGTTATTGTTGATAAATGTTGTGTTAAATGCGCCTACTATTATTGATGAAGTTAGCATTTACATTCGTGGTGATGCCCATAATGACAGTGCTTTTGAGGAAATGATAAAACAAGCTCCTATTGTTTCTGGCGATATATTACATCATGGAAAATATGAAGAATTTAAGACTAACTTGGTTTCACTTGGATTAGATCGAGGGTACTTTGACAGCAAATTTATTAAGTCGAATATTGCAATTAATAAAGATTTAGCCACAGCAGATATTATTATTGAATTTAATAGTGGCCCACGTTACCAATTTGGTGAAATTAAGTTTAATGATTTTGACTTAAACCCCGAAGTACTGCAGCCGTTAGTTGCTTTTAAGGAAGGCGACTTCTATCAGCAAGCGCTATTACAAAGTCTTCAAAATGAACTGGATAAAACACAATACTTTAGTAATGTTGTTGTTCGACCTGAAACTGAAGGAGCAAGTGACAATATATTACCTGTAGATGTATCGTTAGTGAAAGCAAAACGCCACCAATTTAATTTGGGGTTGGGTTATGCAACCGATACCAAAGAAAGGTTTTCTTTTGGTTGGAAAACCCCTTTAGTTAATCGTTATGGGCATCGACAAGAAACACGCTTGTCTTATTCAAAAATTAATCCAACCGGATACTTTATTTATGGTATTCCGCTGTCGCACCCTAATAATGATATTTTGCAGTTACAAACTGAGTTGGAAAAAAATGATTACGGCGGATTAACTAGTCGTTTTCTAGCGCTTCAAATTGGTCGTGTATACCTTAAAGATGATGTTTTGCGTCAACCTTATTTGAGATACCTTACAGAAGAGTGGCGTACCGACGGCATTTATGATGATGCACGATATTTTATCCCCGGCTTTACTTGGTCTGATATTGAGCGTAAAGGGCCGTTACTCGATCCTACCCATGGGTTTAGACAGTATTATAATATTGAAGGTAGTTATGGCGAACTCGCTTCAGAGACGTCATTTTTACGTTTAAATGCCCGCTGGAAGTATATTTCTTTAATTGCACCACGACACCGTTTTGTGGCACGGGCTGAGGTTGGGTATGTTATTGTTGATAAAAACTCGGAAGAAGACCTTTCTCCTTCGTTACGTTTTTATGCGGGTGGTGATCAAAGCATTCGTGGTTTTGATTATCAGTCAATTGGTCCTAAAGTAACCTTGTCAAATGATCCGAATAAGGGAGAGCAAGTCGTTGTTGGTGGTACAAATATGGCTGTTGCAAGTGTAGAGTACCAATATTATTTTTCAAACACGTGGCGTGGCGCATTGTTTGCTGACGCTGGTAGTGTAAGTAATATAGATAAGTTAGATCTTGTCTATTCTATTGGCACCGGTGTTCATTACCTTTCACCCTTGGGTCCAATTAGGCTTGCATTGGGTTACTCATTAAGTGAAGAAACTCCCTCATGGCGACTTCACTTCAGCATTGGGTCTGAGCTATGA